A genomic window from Candidatus Omnitrophota bacterium includes:
- a CDS encoding ankyrin repeat domain-containing protein produces the protein MKKIVRIFSIFTLSIMLIPALCLADINDELMRALRNNDLRKVSEFISEGADVNVVKTLDGWTPLMWATSYGYTEIAKLLLSKGAKVDVKSSNETTALIQASFKGYPEIAKLLIDKGADVNVKDSDGWTPLLWAASFGNTEVARILIDKGATIDTRGPGSATALWRAAFLGHNDTVKLLIDKGADINIKDSSGYSVLGAAKSKNHMDTAQLLEDAGAK, from the coding sequence ATGAAAAAAATAGTCAGGATTTTTTCTATTTTTACTTTGAGCATAATGCTGATTCCTGCGCTTTGTTTGGCAGATATTAACGATGAGTTGATGCGCGCATTAAGGAATAATGATCTCCGAAAAGTTAGTGAATTTATATCCGAAGGTGCGGATGTGAATGTTGTTAAAACTCTTGATGGTTGGACACCTTTAATGTGGGCAACATCTTATGGTTATACCGAAATTGCCAAACTTTTGTTGTCTAAAGGCGCAAAGGTGGATGTTAAAAGCTCTAACGAAACGACAGCTTTGATACAGGCTTCGTTTAAAGGTTATCCGGAAATCGCAAAATTACTTATAGACAAAGGCGCAGATGTTAATGTTAAGGATTCTGATGGTTGGACACCTCTTCTGTGGGCGGCATCGTTTGGCAACACCGAAGTCGCCAGGATTTTAATAGATAAAGGTGCGACTATAGATACTAGGGGGCCTGGTAGCGCAACAGCTTTGTGGAGGGCGGCATTTTTGGGCCATAATGATACCGTAAAACTACTGATAGATAAAGGTGCGGATATTAATATCAAAGATTCTTCTGGCTATTCAGTTTTAGGGGCAGCTAAATCAAAAAACCACATGGATACAGCGCAATTACTTGAAGATGCCGGGGCGAAGTAA
- a CDS encoding helix-turn-helix domain-containing protein, translating into MIKYQRITFVEREEISRYIASGYSSRKIAQSLNRLPSTISREIIRLGVIGRKYYRAIFAQQQSNKMRHKLRKNRKFDNNIPLREVVLYYLAKNWSPEQIAKSLIILYPNDMIMRVSHETIYSYLYILPRGALKREIVSSL; encoded by the coding sequence ATGATTAAATACCAAAGAATTACGTTCGTGGAGCGAGAAGAAATTAGCCGGTACATTGCTTCAGGATACAGTAGCCGGAAAATTGCTCAAAGCCTTAATCGGCTGCCAAGTACTATCTCTCGAGAAATTATTCGCTTGGGAGTTATAGGACGAAAATATTATCGGGCTATTTTCGCTCAACAACAATCAAACAAAATGCGCCATAAGTTACGTAAAAATCGTAAGTTTGATAACAACATCCCCTTGCGCGAAGTCGTGCTTTATTATTTAGCAAAAAACTGGTCACCGGAACAAATTGCCAAGAGCCTAATTATATTGTATCCTAATGACATGATTATGCGCGTATCTCATGAAACTATTTATTCGTACCTCTATATTCTACCACGCGGAGCATTAAAACGTGAAATAGTATCATCTTTAT
- a CDS encoding mechanosensitive ion channel family protein codes for MFDKISHTINVIIRHNAFPKIWVSFIIALTAVILTKIVAVLLYHLQRRIITRFKKAGILGVSAIETKITVIRRIIETSIYLFAFVVFLQQFQQMRHIGTALLASAGIAGIAIGMAAQNTLSNIIGGICISFSQPVRLDDAVIFRNDWGWVEEIALMHTIIRTWDNRRIVVPNNIMVNEVIENWTIKDPSLIGTVMIYVDYTCDVDKIKGWVKEVIGISKNSTPERIAVVQVVDFTEKSMVLRILCKASDSSKAWDLRCEIREELIKRFKQEGLPLPQIRINSSKVL; via the coding sequence ATGTTTGATAAGATTTCGCATACTATTAATGTAATTATAAGGCATAACGCATTTCCTAAGATATGGGTATCTTTTATCATTGCTTTAACTGCAGTCATCCTGACTAAAATAGTAGCCGTATTGCTATATCATCTGCAGAGAAGAATTATAACAAGATTTAAAAAAGCCGGGATTTTAGGAGTTTCTGCAATTGAGACCAAGATTACAGTAATTCGTAGAATTATTGAGACTAGCATTTATTTATTTGCTTTTGTTGTTTTTCTTCAGCAGTTTCAGCAGATGCGCCATATAGGTACAGCGCTTTTAGCTTCTGCAGGAATTGCAGGCATAGCTATAGGTATGGCAGCCCAAAATACCCTTTCTAATATTATTGGTGGCATCTGTATTTCTTTTTCTCAGCCGGTTCGTTTAGATGACGCGGTTATCTTTAGGAACGATTGGGGGTGGGTAGAAGAAATAGCACTGATGCATACTATTATACGTACTTGGGATAATAGGAGGATAGTCGTTCCTAATAACATAATGGTAAACGAAGTTATCGAGAATTGGACCATTAAGGACCCATCTTTAATAGGAACTGTTATGATATATGTAGACTATACATGTGATGTTGATAAAATTAAGGGATGGGTTAAAGAAGTTATAGGCATAAGTAAGAATTCTACTCCGGAAAGAATAGCTGTAGTACAGGTTGTTGATTTTACAGAGAAATCAATGGTATTAAGGATATTGTGTAAAGCATCAGATTCATCTAAGGCATGGGATTTACGTTGTGAAATAAGAGAAGAATTAATTAAGAGATTCAAGCAGGAAGGCTTACCTTTGCCGCAGATAAGGATTAATAGTAGCAAGGTATTATGA
- a CDS encoding bacteriophage holin, protein MKLNVRAFGLAGGILWSVSMFVLTWLGILGYGSKEAALIAKSYYIGYSVTPIGSLIGTAYGFFDAGIGCFLFALLYNKFTEK, encoded by the coding sequence ATGAAATTGAATGTAAGAGCGTTCGGTCTTGCAGGAGGAATTCTGTGGAGCGTCAGCATGTTTGTGCTTACATGGCTTGGGATTTTAGGCTATGGTAGTAAAGAAGCGGCTTTAATTGCAAAGTCATACTACATTGGCTATTCAGTAACTCCTATTGGTAGTTTAATAGGTACAGCCTATGGATTCTTTGATGCCGGTATAGGTTGTTTTTTATTTGCGTTGTTATACAACAAATTTACTGAGAAATAA